The following are encoded together in the Daucus carota subsp. sativus chromosome 5, DH1 v3.0, whole genome shotgun sequence genome:
- the LOC108220241 gene encoding GTP-binding protein BRASSINAZOLE INSENSITIVE PALE GREEN 2, chloroplastic gives MMLRTLSPSKFKHLIPLINSSYYTYTKPASNILLQPQSIPFLLNPAKTLIPSFSTFLKPFSSQPNFRDGNYDESRSLSVHICPGCGVQMQDLDCKKPGFFVKPSVKGANYKTLIDRNPVAEELEISGSVKKGFLEIENDETPEKNEVKMAKKPVVCSRCHSLRFYGKVKDSSVENLLPDFDFDHTVGRRLSSASGPRSVVLMVVDAVDFDGSFPRTVAKLVSNTIEENYRAWKEGKAGNVPRVLLVVTKIDLLPTSVSPTGLEHWVRSRAREGGASKLAGVHLVSAKRNWGLKNLVDDVVGLAGSRGHVWAVGAQNAGKSTLINAIGKCVGGNVTHLTEAPVPGTTLGILRVEGVLPRQARLFDTPGLLHPHQITTRLTKEEQKLVHISKELKPRTYRIKAGYSIHIAGLMRLDLEETPLDSIYVTVWASPYLPLHMGKTENVLAMLEEHFGHQLQPPNGKSRVEELGNWVKKEFRVSGNSWDFSSVDIAAAGLGWFAISLKGEALLNVWTYEGVNVISRNSLILHRSHDFEVAGFTVSQIVSDADRALNKSSKTLKSKKAGNLTVATATVTAQ, from the exons ATGATGCTGAGAACCCTTTCACCATCAAAGTTCAAGCACTTGATTCCTCTTATTAACTCATCTTATTATACTTACACTAAACCTGCATCTAATATTCTGCTTCAACCCCAATCAATCCCCTTTTTGTTAAACCCTGCTAAAACCCTAATCCCATCATTCTCTACTTTTCTTAAGCCCTTTTCTTCACAGCCCAATTTCAGAGATGGCAATTATGACGAGTCTAGATCTTTGTCTGTGCATATTTGCCCTGGTTGTGGTGTTCAAATGCAAGATTTGGACTGTAAAAAGCCTGGGTTTTTTGTTAAACCCTCGGTGAAAGGGGCTAATTATAAGACCCTTATTGATAGAAACCCAGTTGCTGAAGAGTTGGAGATTTCTGGGTCTGTTAAGAAGGGGTTTCTTGAAATAGAAAATGATGAGACCCCGGAAAAAAATGAAGTTAAAATGGCTAAGAAGCCGGTGGTTTGTTCGAGGTGTCATTCGTTGAGGTTTTACGGGAAGGTGAAGGATTCGAGTGTGGAGAATTTGTTgcctgattttgattttgatcatACTGTTGGGAGGAGGTTGAGTTCGGCTTCGGGGCCGCGGAGTGTGGTTTTGATGGTGGTGGATGCGGTGGATTTTGATGGGTCATTTCCGAGGACTGTGGCGAAGTTGGTTTCGAATACGATTGAGGAGAATTATAGGGCTTGGAAAGAAGGGAAGGCGGGGAATGTGCCTAGAGTTTTGTTGGTTGTGACTAAGATTGATTTGTTGCCGACTTCAGTGTCGCCTACAGGGTTGGAGCATTGGGTTAGGTCGAGGGCGAGAGAAGGTGGAGCGAGTAAGTTAGCTGGTGTGCATTTAGTTAGTGCAAAGAGGAATTGGGGTTTGAAGAATCTTGTTGATGATGTGGTGGGGTTGGCAGGCTCAAGAGGTCATGTGTGGGCAGTAGGGGCGCAAAATGCTGGGAAATCAACGTTGATTAATGCAATTGGGAAGTGTGTTGGAGGAAATGTAACTCATTTAACTGAAGCTCCCGTTCCTGGAACTACATTGGGGATTTTAAGGGTTGAAGGTGTTTTGCCGCGTCAAGCTAGATTGTTTGATACACCGGGGCTTCTACACCCACATCAGATTACAACAAGGTTGACCAAGGAGGAACAAAAGTTAGTTCACATTAGCAAGGAGTTGAAACCAAGGACATATAGAATTAAG GCAGGTTACTCTATTCATATTGCTGGTCTTATGAGGTTAGACCTCGAAGAAACCCCACTGGATTCTATTTATGTTACTGTTTGGGCATCCCCTTATCTTCCATTGCACATGGGAAAAACAGAGAATGTACTTGCAATGCTGGAAGAACATTTTGGGCACCAGTTGCAG CCACCAAATGGGAAGTCACGAGTTGAAGAGCTGGGAAATTGGGTGAAGAAGGAATTTCGTGTCAGTGGCAACTCGTGGGATTTCAGTTCTGTTGATATTGCAGCTGCAGGTCTTGGTTGGTTTGCAATAAGCCTGAAAGGTGAGGCTCTGTTGAATGTTTGGACCTATGAAGGAGTTAATGTTATCAGTCGAAATTCCTTAATCCTTCATAGATCACATGATTTTGAAGTTGCGGGATTTACAGTCTCACAAATTGTATCTGATGCTGATCGAGCTTTAAATAAGTCGAGCAAGACTCTAAAGAGTAAGAAAGCGGGCAACTTGACAGTGGCTACTGCTACTGTAACAGCACAATGA